TGACGGGTGGGTCGTTCCTGAACTTCCTGGACGACCCGTCGCGGGTGGAGTCGGCGTACACGGCGGCGGACTGGCGTGCGCTGCGTGAGGTGAGACGCGCCTGGGACCCCGGTGGGGTGTTCGGTGGCGGGCTCACCGTCCCGCCGGCGGACCCGGTCACCGCGGACCCGGTGGCGGCCACCGCGTGACGCGGCCCTGCCGCTCCCCCGTTCCCCCGCTCCCCCCGTTGTGCCGGTGGTGCGGGACGGCCGGGCCGCGACATGAGCGGCGCGCGCCTGCGCGGCGCGCCGCGAGGGTGCGGGCCGGGGCCTGGCCGGTGGCGGGTGAGCGCCGCCGGCCAGGCCGTGACGCGGGTGCCCGGTGCCGGTGTCGACCTGTGGCCGGCCCGGGTGCGGTCAGGTGCCGGCGTAGACGCGGTGGACGAACTCGGCGAGTTCCTCGTCGGGGAGTTCCCTGGCCAGGTCGGCTTCGCTGATCATGCCGACGAGGCGGTGGTGGTCGATGACGGGGATGCGCTTGATCTGGTGGCGTGCCATCACGTCCAGGGCCTCCTCGACGCGGGTGCCGGCCTCCACCCAGACCAGTCCGCCTTCGGCGAGCTGACCGGCGGTGGTGCGGTCCAGGTCGCCGTCCTCGGCGCAGCATTTGACGACGATGTCACGGTCGGTGATGATCCCTTTGAGGCGGTCGTCCTCGCCGCAGATCGGCAGTGCGCCGACGCCGAGGTCGCGCATCATCTGCGCGGCGGTGCGCAGGCTGTCGTGCTCACCGATGCACTGCGCGCCTTGGTGCATGACGTCTTTGGCTGTCTTGCCGGTTTCGTGTGTGGTCATCGGTGCCCCCGGGTGGTGCGACGAACAAGCTACATGCCGGTTATGCCCCAGAATTTCCGCTGAACAGCGGTTATATGGACTGTTGGGGGGTTGTTGTGCCGGAGGTTGCCGGGCCCGCCGGCACGCGGTGTGCCGGGGCCGGGACCGGGGCGGGGGTGGCGTCGCGGCGGGTGGTTCCGGCGAGTGGTTTCGGCGGATGGTGCCGGGTAGGTCGTGCCGGGGAGAGCAGGGGTGGGCCGGTGCGGCGGCGCGCCGGGACGGCGGAGGGCGGTGCGGGGATGCGGCGGGTGCTGGTGCTGAAGAACCCCTCGGCGGGCGGGGCCGGCGACGAGGCGCACCGGCGCGTCATGGAGGTGCTGCGGGACGGCGCCGACGCGGTGGAGGCCGAGACCGGCGGGCCCGAAGGGCTGGCGCGCGCGCTGGCGCGCGAGCCGGAGCGGGATCCGGTGGCGGTCGGCGGCGACGGCACGCTGCACGCGGTGGTCGCGGCGCTGGCCGAGCGGGGGGAACTGGGGACCCGTACGGTGGGGCTGGTCCCGCTCGGCACAGGCAACGACATGGCGCGGTCGCTCGGCATCCCGCTGGACCCCGAACAGGCGGCGCGGGTGGTGGCCGGCGGGGTGGAACGGCCCATGGACCTGCTGCGCGACGACCAGGGCGGCGTCGTGGTGAACGCCGTGCACCTCGGGGTGGGGGTGACGGCGAGCCGTGCGGCCTCGGCGCTCAAACCGGTGCTGCGGCGGCTGGCCTACCCGGTCGGCGCGCTGGCCGCGGGGATCGGGGTGCGGGGCTGGCCGTTGCGGGTCGAGGTCGACGGCACGGTGGTCGCCGACGGGCGGCGCCGGGTGCTGATGGTCGGCGTCGGCAACGGCGCCACCATCGGCGGCGGCACCCCCCTGGCGCCGCGGGCCACCCCCGACGACGGCCTGGCCGACGTGGTGGTGTCGTTCTCCACCGGCCCGCTGCGGCGCCTGGCGTACGGGGTGCTGCTGCGCCTCGGCCGGCACGGCCGGCAGGACACGGTGGTGACGCTGCGCGGCGCGGCGGTCGCCGTCCAGGGCCCGCCGATGCGGGTGAACGCCGACGGCGAGCTCACCGGACCGGTGACCCGCAGGACCTGGACGATCACCCCCGCCGCGTGGCGGATCATCGTCCCCGCCGCCACATCGGCCGCGGGGGCCGACGAGGAAGCGAATCACACGTCACACCGGTGAGGGGACGGCCGGCAGTGCCGCGCGGAGCGGCGGTGTCCAGGGGGAAACGGGGCCGGCGCAGAGGCGGAGACACCACAGCGCGGCGGTCTTCTCACCGCCGGTCCGAACGGCGTGCTCAGCGCACCAGCCCCGGCACCACGGCCCGGCCGTCCTCACGCACGGTGAACAGTTTCCTGCTTGTGCCCGTGCGCACGTCCACCGCGTAGACCGCAGGCGTGGCCCCGCGGGGAGACTCGGGGACGGCCAGCAGAGTCACCTCCGTGGCGTTCAGCCAGCTCCCGAGCCGCGACGGGTGGAGCCCTCGCGGCAGCCCGGAGATCATGGTGCGGTTGTCGCGGCCGGCCCGTGTCGCGTCGAAGGTGACGAGGGACCCGTCCTGCCGCACCGTCGGCTGCCGGTTCCGGCCGGTGGTCTGCCCGAGCCGCGCGAGCGTCCGGCCGTCCGGTGCCAGACCACTGTAGGAGTAGGTGAAGTCCCCGATGGTGACCGGGTCATGGCCGAGCACCCACACCTGGCTGGTCGTGTCGTGCGGCTTGGCCAGCACGACCGGTCCCGAGCCGTCCGACACGCTCACCGGCCACCATCCCCGTTCGAGGTCGGTCACCGTTCCGCGCTCCACGTCCACCAGCGTGTGCGGCTCCCGCCGGCCGCCCCACCCCGACACGACGAAACGCAGCCCGTCAGGCGACAGCCGCAGCGCGTACTCGGCCGTGAAGTCCTCCGCGGGCTGCTTCAGCGGCGCCTGCCACGTCGTGCCGCTCGCCAGGTCGCGTACGACGATGCGGCGCCGCCTGGCGTCGTAGTAGGCGATCCTGCGGCCGTCCGCCGTGACCTCCAGCGGCCCGGCCGCCTCCTTGCCCAGGTGGTAGGTGTCGCCGCGGCGCGTCACGATCCGCCACCGGTCGTCGGTGCACGGCCGTGTGGGGCAGGACGGCCGGAAGGCCTGCTCCACCGGCCCGACCCCCTTCGCCGGCAACGGCACGGCCAAGGCCTGCGGCCGTGCGAGGACCGTGGCAGGCGTGGGACGTACCGGGAGGAGCAGGGCCGCGCCGCCGAGCGCGAGCAGGCAGGTCACGGCGGCCGCGACCAGCCGGCCGGCGCGTCTTCCGCGTGCGCCGCGCACCGCCTGTGCCGCCAGGTCGACGATGGGGGCCTGCTCGGCGAGCGCGCGCAGGTCCTCGCGCAACGTGTCGTTCATCGGTACACCTCCTGCGGGGCGAGCGCGCGCAGCTTGGACAGCGCGTAGCTGGTCTGGCTCTTGACGGTGCCGATCGAGACCCCCATGAGCCGCGCGGTCTCGTGCTCGGAGCGGTCCTCGTAGAAGCGCAGCACGATCACGGCCCGCTGCTTCGGCGTGAGCGTCGCCAGCGCGTGACGCAGCGCGAGACGGCGCGCGGTCGCCTCGTCATGCGGCTGGCCCGGTTCGGCCGTGTCCGGCAGCTCGGCCTCCGGTAGTTCGACCCGTTTGCGCCTGCGCCAGGAGATGGTCTGGTTCACCAGGGCTTTACGGGTGTAGGCCTCGGGGTTGCCGTCCTTGGCGAGTTTCGGCCAGTGCGAGGCGACACGGGTGAGAACCGTCTGCAGCAGGTCCTCGGCGAGGTGGGGGTTCCCGGTGAGCAGGTAGGCCGTCCGCATCAGCGACTGCTGACGTGCGCGCACGAACTCGTGGAACCCCTCGTAACGGTCCATGTATCGAAACAACTCCGGCGGAGGGCTCCAGGTTGGAACGCCGCCGCCATGCCGGCCCGCCGTCGCCGCCGGGGCCGGACCAGCGGGGCCGGCGCCGTACGACCACGCGCCGGCCCGATGGCGGCGCGGGTCAGAAGCCGGGGAAGATCTTGCGCAGGTCGTCCAGGGTGAGGGTGCCGGTGACGCGCACCTCGGGTGGGGTGTGGCGAGGGGCGTGGCGGCCGGCGACCAGGCGCAGCCACCATTCGGCGGGTGCGTGCAGGACCGCGTCGGGGGTCTGGGGGGCGGGGCCGAGGGTGACGGTGTCGCCGATCAGCAGGCCGAAGGTACGGTCCGGGGCGGTGGTGTGGACGGTCACCTCGGCGGCCCTGCCGAGACGGCCCGGTTTGGCGGCGAACCCGGCCAGCATGGCGACGGTGTCCAGCAGGAGGTCCACCGCTTCGGGGGCCAGGGTGGGGGCGGGTCCGGCGGCGGCCCGGACGTCCCAGGTGTGGTGGGTGAACTCGCTGAGCCGCAGGGCCGTGAACCCCGCGACGTCCAGCGGCGGCGCCGGCCACCACAGCGGTACGCGCAACGTGTCGCGCTGGTGGGGGGTGAGGTCCTCCAGGCGGCGCACCAGGGCCTCGTTGGCGGTGAGGAACTCCGCGGCGCGGTCGGCGCGGGACATGGCGTCCCAGCGGGCCCATATGCCTTCGATGACGTCGCGCTGCGGCGCGCCGGTGCCCTCCAGTGCGCCGTCCACCGCGGCGAGGCTGATCTGCGCGCCGGAGCCGAGGTGGCTGAGCACCTGGGACACGTCCCACAGCTCGGCTCCGGAAGGCAGCGCCAGGTCCTGCTCGGTGAGGCCGCGCACCAGCGCGGCCAGGTCGTCCAGTCCCGACCGCAGCGCCGTGATCGTGCGGTCCGCGCGCTCGCTCATCTCGTCCTCTTCCTGTTCCTGCCGACGGCCGGGGCTGATCCGGCCCTTCGAATCAGGGCGAACACCAGTGGCCTCCCGGATCATCCCCGCCACACCGGCCGTTCCCGTCCCCGCTCCCCCGGTCACGGGACGGCCGCGGCCCCCGGTGCCGGGGGACGCCGCGCCGGACGCCGCCGGACCGGCGCGCGGCGCGGCGTCACGCGCCGCGCCGGCGGCGCTGGCGGGCGGCCTCGTACAGCACCACGGTCGCCGCGCCGGCGGCGTTCAGGGAACTGGCGGAGCCGGTCATCGGGATGCGCGCCATCGTGTCGCACGCCTGCCGCCATCCCGCGCTCAGCCCGGTGGTCTCGTTGCCGATGACCAGCAGGGTGGGGCCGGTCAGGTCCAGGTCGGCGACGTCGAAGGCGCCGCTCTCGTCGGTCCCCACCACCGTCAGCGGCCGCCCCTGGTCACGCAGTCGCCGCACCCACGCCAGCACCTCCTGGTGGGAGGGGGACCGCACCACCGGCAACGCCAGCAACGACCCGGTGGAGGCCCGCACCGACCGGGGGTCATAGGGGTCGGCGGCGTGCCCGGTGACGATCAGGCCCGTGCCGCCGAACGCGTCCAGCGAGCGCGCCATGGTGCCGATGTTGCCGGGGTTGTTCGGCCGGTCGAACACCGCGCCGAGGAAGCACGGTCCCACCTGGATGCGGGACAGCTCGTCGTCCGGCAGCTCGGCCACCGCGACCAGTTCAGGGGTCTCCTCGTCCTTGCCGCCGAGCTCCCGCAGCAGGCCGGGGGCCATGGCGACCCGCTCGCCGCCGGCCGTCTCCAGCATCTGCTCGGCCCACCTCGACAGCGTCCGCTCGGCGTCGTAGATGAGCGCGCGCACCGGCCAGCCGGACTCGACCACCAGGCTGATCGGCCGCACCCCCTGGATCAGGAACTCCCCGGCCCGCTGCCGCTTGGCCCGGTTGCCCAGCAGCGCCTGCCACTGCTGGAACCGCGCGTTCGCACGCGTGACGCGCACGTCCCGCGATGCCGGATGCCCTCGATTCGCCACGCGCTCCAGAATAGGGGGATGTTCGCGACGTGCTCGCGCGTCCGCCGGCCACGGCGCCGGTGATGTTCACGTCACCGGCACGTCCGCGGCGGCCGGGACGCGGCGCGGGTGCGCCGGCCGGACGGGACGCGCACGGCGGTCAGGCACGGCGGTCAGGCACGGATCTCGGTGTCCAGGCGGGGGCGGGAGGCGGCGACCGAGCGGGTGGCGGCCGTCAGGGTGTCGCCGGCGCCGACCATGAGGGCCACCAGCTGGGCTTCGAACACCCGGTCGGCGTCGCAGGGCTCGATGAGGTACTCCCCCAGTTCCAGGGTGACCAGGCCGTGCACGGCCGTCCACAGCTGATGGGCGATCAGCTCGGCGTCGCCGACGGCGAACCGGCCGGCGGTCAGGCAGCGGGTGGCGCAGCCGACGACGGTGCCGAGGGTGTAGCGGCCGTACTGGCGGTCCTCGGCGCCGAGGGAGAACCCGCCGAGGGACGCGCCGCCGAACATGACCGCGTACAGGTGGGGGTTGGTGAGCGCGTTGTGCCGGTAGGCGCGGCCGAGGAGCACCATGTCGCACACCGGGTCGGCGGTCTCGGCGACCCGCAGGAAGTGGTCCTGCAGGCGCGCGAAACCCTCGTAGACCATTTCGCGTACCAGGCCGCTCATGCCGCCGAAGTTGGTGTACACGGCCATGGTGGAGCTGCCGGCCTCGGTGGCCAGGCGGCGTGCCGACAGGGCCTGGGGGCCCTCGTCGGCGAGGAGGCGGGCGGCGATGTCCACCAGCGCGGGGCCGGTACGCGGATCGGATCGTCGTGGGCTCACTTGACGAGTATGGCATAACACCGTTATTTTTGGCATAACGCCGTTATGCAAACCAGTATCCGGAGGTCCCCGATGGCCGTCACCGAGCACGCCCAGTCCTGGGCCCCCGCACGACCCCGCCCCGCCGCCGCGCACCCCGGCGGCCCGGCCGTCGGTGCCGGGGAGGGAACAGACCGACAGGACCTGCCGGTGGACACCTCCGGTACGGCCCGGCCTCCTGTCCAGGTGGCCGGGCCGGCCGCGGGAACCGGGACGTTCGACGTCCAGGGGGTGATCCCCGCGGAACTGGACGGGGCCCTGGTGCGGATCGGGCCGGCGAGGCGTCCCGGGCGGCCGCTGGTGTGCGGCATCCGGATCGACGGCGGGGCCGCGCGGCGGCTCACCCTCGGCGACCTTCCCGGGGAGATGCCGGCGGCCGATCCCGCGGCCGGGGTCAGGGTGGTGGCGCGTACGGCGCGGTTCACGGTGCTGTACGACCCGCCGGTCGCCTACAGCCGGGCCGCCGAGCTGATGGGCGACCCGGTCCCCTACCGGCCGCACGGCCGGCCCGCGCGGGCCGGGTTGCGGGCCCGTGGCGGTGTGCCGCAATGGTTCACCGTGGAGCCGTGGGAGCGGGTGGTGAACGCCTTCGAGGACGGCGACGGCCGGGTCGTGGCCGACGTCGTCAGCGTCGCCGGGACGCGCCGCTGGACGCTGGACCCGCGCGGCGGGGCCGGTGGCCGCACCCTGCGGGACGCGCCGCGGGTCGCGGTGGCGGACCCGCGGACGGCCGGACGGCCGCACCAGGTTCTTTTCGGCCTGGACGCCGGCGGGCAGGCGGTGGTCACCTGTGACCTGGCCGCCGGCACCCGCAGGGTGCGGCGTTTACGGTCCGGCCTGTGCGCCGAGACGCCGGTGTTCGTGCCACGCGGCCGCGCCGAGGGCGACGGCCGACTGCTCGTCCCGGTGCACGACCACACGCGCCGCCGCGCCGAACTGCTGATCCTGGACGCCATGAACCCCGCCGCGTCCCCCGAAGCCGTGATCACCCTGCCGTTCCTGCCGCCACCCGCCGACCGCGTCCTGTGGCTCCCCGCCGGACACGACTGAGAACCGGCGACGGCCCCGGCGACCCGGCCGCGCGACGATGACCTCGACGTCATCGGCCCGCCTGCCGGTGACCCGCCGCACGACGGCGCCGGATTCGCCACACCGCGTCCCACCGCGTCGGCGCCGAGGGGAAAGCCCGACGTGGACGGAGGGGTGGCGGCCAGGGGGAAGCCGGTCGGAGACGGGAGAGCCGCAGGACGCCGACGGAGGGCGGCGGCCAGGGGGAAGCCGGTCGGGGAGGGGAGAGCCGCAGGAAGCCGGTCGTAGCCGGGGACACAGCGGCCACGGGAAGGCCGCTGATCGACCGGGAGACCACGGCCACCGGACAACCGGCAGGGAAACCTGGTCGGACACGGGATGGCCGCAACCGCGAGGGAGGCCGGTCGTGGCCGGGGGTAGAGCGGCCACGGGAAAGCCGGTGTGTACGCCGGGCCGGCCTCATCGATGTGGTGCCGGTCCGTGGTTTCCTTGGGGGTCGGCAGGGTGGTCGACGATGGCGCGCATGGCGTGTTCGGCGGCTTTGGCGTCGCCGGACTGGATGGCTTCGGCGACGTCGGCGTGGCGGCGGATGGCGGCGCCTTCGCCGGTGCGGGAGAGCGGGGTGTGCGGGGAGCGGCCGCGCAGGACCTCGGTGATGACGCCGGTGAGTGCGCTCAGCATCTCGTTGCCGGAGGCCTCCAGCAGAGTGCGGTGGAACAGGATGTCGGCCTGCAGGTAGTCGTCGATGTCGCCGGCGCGGCCGTGGACGGCCATGCGCATCACGGCGCCGGTCAGCACGCCGCACTGGGCCGGGGTGGCGTTGCCCGCGGCGAGGGCCGCGGCCACCGGTTCCACGCCGCGGCGCAGGTCGGTCAGGGAACGCAGCAACGAGTCGCGGTCGCCGCCGGACAGGCGCCAGCGGATGACGTGCGGGTCGAGCAGGTTCCAGGCGGCACGGGGTGCGACGGTCACCCCGACACGGCGGCGGCTGGTCACCAGGCCCATCGACTCAAGGACACGGATGGCCTCGCGCACCACCGATCGCGACACCCCGAAGCGGCGTTCCAGCTGCTCGCCACGCAGCACGGCGCCGGCGGCCAGGTCCCCAGAGGTGATCAGCGCGCCGAGAGCGTCGAGCACGTCGCCGTGCAGGCCCGAACCGGACGCCGAGGCGGCGGGACCATCGGCCGAGGTCGCCCCGGACGCTGTGAACGCGGTCGCGGGCCGGCCTGACGGTTGCGGAGCGGGCCCGGTCGCCGCGCGGTGGGCCGGGGCCGGCATGGCGGCGGGACCGGTCGCCGGGGCTGGTGTGGACGCCGTGAGGGAGGCTGTGGTGGTTGTGCGGCCGGACGGCGGCTGGGGATCGGTCCCGGTCGCGGTGAGCGGGGCGGCCTTGGGGGGTCGTGTCACAGAGTGGTGCGCCGGGGCCGGAACCGTGCCGGGGGGTGGGGCCGGGGGTGCCGGATTGGTCTGGTCATTGCCCTCCACGGTCGCCGATCCTCTCACGATATGGACGCAAGGCCAGCCAACCACCCTTTACATATGATGTTTTGAGTTCTTACCTTGATTATGACTTACCTTTTCTGCCACTCTGTCACGGAGTGTCCAGCTGTGCCACCCGTCCCCGATCGTGAGGTCCGCCGATGACCACCGCCGACCCTCCGCTCGCTGCCCCCCGCCCCGGCGGGCAAACCTCGCCGGTGCCGTTGCTCGTGGTCATGGGGGTGTCGGGGTCGGGGAAGACGACGGTGGGGCGGGCCCTGGCGGAGCGGCTGGGGGTGCCGTTCGCGGACGCGGACGATTTCCACGGGGAGGCCAACATCGCCAAGATGACGGCGGGGGTCGCGCTGCAGGACGCCGACCGGTTGCCGTGGCTGCGGCGGGTGGGGGCGTGGCTGGCGGGGCAGGCCGGTGGCGGGGTGGTGACGTGCTCGGCGTTGCGGCGGCGGTACCGCGACGTGCTGCGCGAGCAGGTGCCGGATGCGTTGTTCGTGCATCTGGACGGTGACCGGGAGGTGGTGCGGCGGCGGGTGGCGCGGCGGCGGGGTCACTTCATGCCGGTGACGCTGGTGGACTCGCAGTACGCGGCGCTGGAGCCGCTCGGTCCCGACGAGAACGGGGTGGTGCTGGACTTCTCCCGGGAGGCCGGCCGGCTGGTGGAGGACTTCCTGGCGGCGACCGGACGGGAAAACCGACAAAAGGGATAAATCGTGCGTCCGGTGGGCCGGGCCGGGGTACAGGCACCTCATGGCGGAGTTTCTCACCGACATCCAGACGCTGCGCGAGCGGGCCAGGGCCGAGATCGACAAGGGCCCGGTCACCGAGGCCTACGGCGCCGACCTGCCCCGCGTCATCCAGGTGTGCAACGAGGCCCTGGCCACCGAGATCGTCTGCGTGCTGCGGTACAAACGCCACTACTACACCGCCACCGGCATCCACGCCGAGCCGGTCGCCGCCGAGTTCCTGGAGCACGCCGCCGACGAGCAGCGGCACGCCGACATGCTGGCCGGCCGCATCACCCAGCTCGGGGGGCAGCCCGACTTCGACCCCGCGCGGCTCAGCACGCGGTCCCACACCCAGTACGACGACAGCCCCGACCTGATCGACATGATCCGGGAGGACCTGGTCGCCGAACGCGTCGCCATCGCCTCCTACACCGAGATCGCGCAGTGGCTCGGCGACGGCGACCCCACCACCCGGCGGGTGTTCGAGGAACTGCTGGCCGACGAGGAGGACCACGCCGACGACCTGGCCAGCCTGCTGGCACGCCTGCCCCGCCGGGACGCCGGCGGGATGGTCACCTAGCGGTCACACCGGGGGCTGGTGCGGCCAGGTCCAGTCACGGATCTGCGGCGGGTCCTCGCCGTGCTCACGGGTGTAGGCGCGTGCGCGCAGCCGGTCGTCCTGCATCTGCTGGCGCAGGTGGCCGTACCGTTCGCCGAGCCCGGGGACCCGGTCGATGACGTCCATCACCAGGTGGAAACGGTCGATGTTGTTCAGCATGCACATGTCGAACGGCGTGGTGGTGGTGCCCTCCTCGATGTAGCCGCGCACGTGCAGGTTGCCGTGGCCGGCGCGGCGGTAGGTGAGGCGGTGGATCAGCCACGGGTATCCGTGGAAGTTGAAGACGCACGGCTTGCCGGTGGTGAACAGCGCGTCGTAGGCCTCGTCGGTCAGCCCGTGGGGGTGCTCGGCGGCCGGCTGCAGGCGCATCAGGTCCACCACGTTGACCACGCGGACCTTCAGGTCCGGGATGTGGCGGCGCAGCAGGTCGGCCGCGGCCAGGGTCTCCAGGGTGGGGACGTCCCCGGCGCAGGCCAGCACCACGTCGGGCTCGGCGCCCTCGTCGGTGGAGGCCCACGGCAGGATGCCGAGCCCCCGGGTGCAGTGCACGATCGCCTCGTCCATGGTCATCAGGTCCAGCACCGGCTGCTTGCCGGCCACCACGACGTTGACGTAGTCCCGCGAGCGCAGGCAGTGGTCGGCCACCGACAGCAGCGTGTTGGTGTCCGGCGGCAGGTACACCCGCACCACGGTGGACTTCTTGTTGACCACCACGTCGAGGAACCCGGGGTCCTGGTGGGTGAAGCCGTTGTGGTCCTGGCGCCACACGTGCGAGCTGAGCAGGTAGTTCAGGGAGGCCACCGGCCGGCGCCAGGGGATCTTGCGGGTGGTCTCCAGCCACTTGGCGTGCTGGTTGAACATCGAGTCCACGATGTGGATGAACGCCTCGTAGGAGTTGAGCAGCCCGTGGCGGCCGGTCAGCAGGTAGCCCTCCAGCCAGCCCTGGCAGGTGTGCTCGCTGAGGATCTCCATCACCCGGCCGTGGGGGGCCAGGCCGGTGTCGGTGGGCTCGATCGCGGCGGCCCACACGCGGGAGGTGGTCTCGAACACCGCCGACAGGCGGTTGGAGTCGGTCTCGTCCGGGCCCATCAGGCGGAACGTATCGGGGTTGGCGGTGATGACGTCGCGCAGGAAACGGCCGAGGGACCGGGTCGGCTCGGTGGTGGCGGCCGCGGGGGCCTTGACGTCGGCGGCGTAGGAGGTGAAGTCGGGCAGGGTGAGGGGCCGCAGCAGTTCCCCGCCGTTGGCGTGCGGGTTGGCGCTCATCCTCCTCTGCCCGGCCGGGGCGGCGGCCCGCACCTGCGGGACGGGGGCGCCGGTGGCGTCGAACAGCTCGCCGGGGCGGTAGGACCGCATCCACTGTTCCAGCTGCTCCAGGTGCGCGGGGTCGTCGCGCACCCGCGCCAGGGGGACCTGGTGGGACCGCCAGGTGCCCTCCACCGGCAGGCCGTCCACCTCGCGGGGCCCGGTCCAGCCCTTGGGGCTGCGCAGCACGATCATGGGCCAGGGGTCGCGGGCCCCGGCCTTGATCGCGGCGATCTGGTCGAACACGGTGTCCAGGGTGGCGGCCATCGCCTGGTGCATCTCGGCGGGGTCGTCGCCGGCCACCACGTGGGGACGGTGGCCGTAGCCCTCCAGCAGGCGCAGCAGGTCGCG
The window above is part of the Sphaerisporangium rubeum genome. Proteins encoded here:
- a CDS encoding WHG domain-containing protein, whose product is MSPRRSDPRTGPALVDIAARLLADEGPQALSARRLATEAGSSTMAVYTNFGGMSGLVREMVYEGFARLQDHFLRVAETADPVCDMVLLGRAYRHNALTNPHLYAVMFGGASLGGFSLGAEDRQYGRYTLGTVVGCATRCLTAGRFAVGDAELIAHQLWTAVHGLVTLELGEYLIEPCDADRVFEAQLVALMVGAGDTLTAATRSVAASRPRLDTEIRA
- a CDS encoding diacylglycerol/lipid kinase family protein; this translates as MRRRAGTAEGGAGMRRVLVLKNPSAGGAGDEAHRRVMEVLRDGADAVEAETGGPEGLARALAREPERDPVAVGGDGTLHAVVAALAERGELGTRTVGLVPLGTGNDMARSLGIPLDPEQAARVVAGGVERPMDLLRDDQGGVVVNAVHLGVGVTASRAASALKPVLRRLAYPVGALAAGIGVRGWPLRVEVDGTVVADGRRRVLMVGVGNGATIGGGTPLAPRATPDDGLADVVVSFSTGPLRRLAYGVLLRLGRHGRQDTVVTLRGAAVAVQGPPMRVNADGELTGPVTRRTWTITPAAWRIIVPAATSAAGADEEANHTSHR
- a CDS encoding carotenoid oxygenase family protein yields the protein MAVTEHAQSWAPARPRPAAAHPGGPAVGAGEGTDRQDLPVDTSGTARPPVQVAGPAAGTGTFDVQGVIPAELDGALVRIGPARRPGRPLVCGIRIDGGAARRLTLGDLPGEMPAADPAAGVRVVARTARFTVLYDPPVAYSRAAELMGDPVPYRPHGRPARAGLRARGGVPQWFTVEPWERVVNAFEDGDGRVVADVVSVAGTRRWTLDPRGGAGGRTLRDAPRVAVADPRTAGRPHQVLFGLDAGGQAVVTCDLAAGTRRVRRLRSGLCAETPVFVPRGRAEGDGRLLVPVHDHTRRRAELLILDAMNPAASPEAVITLPFLPPPADRVLWLPAGHD
- a CDS encoding TrmH family RNA methyltransferase produces the protein MANRGHPASRDVRVTRANARFQQWQALLGNRAKRQRAGEFLIQGVRPISLVVESGWPVRALIYDAERTLSRWAEQMLETAGGERVAMAPGLLRELGGKDEETPELVAVAELPDDELSRIQVGPCFLGAVFDRPNNPGNIGTMARSLDAFGGTGLIVTGHAADPYDPRSVRASTGSLLALPVVRSPSHQEVLAWVRRLRDQGRPLTVVGTDESGAFDVADLDLTGPTLLVIGNETTGLSAGWRQACDTMARIPMTGSASSLNAAGAATVVLYEAARQRRRRGA
- a CDS encoding FadR/GntR family transcriptional regulator, translating into MEGNDQTNPAPPAPPPGTVPAPAHHSVTRPPKAAPLTATGTDPQPPSGRTTTTASLTASTPAPATGPAAMPAPAHRAATGPAPQPSGRPATAFTASGATSADGPAASASGSGLHGDVLDALGALITSGDLAAGAVLRGEQLERRFGVSRSVVREAIRVLESMGLVTSRRRVGVTVAPRAAWNLLDPHVIRWRLSGGDRDSLLRSLTDLRRGVEPVAAALAAGNATPAQCGVLTGAVMRMAVHGRAGDIDDYLQADILFHRTLLEASGNEMLSALTGVITEVLRGRSPHTPLSRTGEGAAIRRHADVAEAIQSGDAKAAEHAMRAIVDHPADPQGNHGPAPHR
- a CDS encoding gluconokinase; this translates as MTTADPPLAAPRPGGQTSPVPLLVVMGVSGSGKTTVGRALAERLGVPFADADDFHGEANIAKMTAGVALQDADRLPWLRRVGAWLAGQAGGGVVTCSALRRRYRDVLREQVPDALFVHLDGDREVVRRRVARRRGHFMPVTLVDSQYAALEPLGPDENGVVLDFSREAGRLVEDFLAATGRENRQKG
- a CDS encoding maleylpyruvate isomerase family mycothiol-dependent enzyme; this translates as MSERADRTITALRSGLDDLAALVRGLTEQDLALPSGAELWDVSQVLSHLGSGAQISLAAVDGALEGTGAPQRDVIEGIWARWDAMSRADRAAEFLTANEALVRRLEDLTPHQRDTLRVPLWWPAPPLDVAGFTALRLSEFTHHTWDVRAAAGPAPTLAPEAVDLLLDTVAMLAGFAAKPGRLGRAAEVTVHTTAPDRTFGLLIGDTVTLGPAPQTPDAVLHAPAEWWLRLVAGRHAPRHTPPEVRVTGTLTLDDLRKIFPGF
- a CDS encoding phosphoketolase family protein yields the protein MTDLASVDALWRAANYLSVGQIYLLDNPLLREPLRPEHVKPRLLGHWGTSPGLNFCLAHLDRVIRERDQDMIYIMGPGHGGPAAVANAWLEGTYSEVYPYVSQDEEGMRRLFRQFSFPGGIPSHVAPETPGSIHEGGELGYSLSHAYGAAFDNPDLVVACVVGDGEAETGPLATGWHSNKFVDPTRDGVVLPILHLNGYKIAGPTVLARIPERDLLRLLEGYGHRPHVVAGDDPAEMHQAMAATLDTVFDQIAAIKAGARDPWPMIVLRSPKGWTGPREVDGLPVEGTWRSHQVPLARVRDDPAHLEQLEQWMRSYRPGELFDATGAPVPQVRAAAPAGQRRMSANPHANGGELLRPLTLPDFTSYAADVKAPAAATTEPTRSLGRFLRDVITANPDTFRLMGPDETDSNRLSAVFETTSRVWAAAIEPTDTGLAPHGRVMEILSEHTCQGWLEGYLLTGRHGLLNSYEAFIHIVDSMFNQHAKWLETTRKIPWRRPVASLNYLLSSHVWRQDHNGFTHQDPGFLDVVVNKKSTVVRVYLPPDTNTLLSVADHCLRSRDYVNVVVAGKQPVLDLMTMDEAIVHCTRGLGILPWASTDEGAEPDVVLACAGDVPTLETLAAADLLRRHIPDLKVRVVNVVDLMRLQPAAEHPHGLTDEAYDALFTTGKPCVFNFHGYPWLIHRLTYRRAGHGNLHVRGYIEEGTTTTPFDMCMLNNIDRFHLVMDVIDRVPGLGERYGHLRQQMQDDRLRARAYTREHGEDPPQIRDWTWPHQPPV
- a CDS encoding SigE family RNA polymerase sigma factor — encoded protein: MDRYEGFHEFVRARQQSLMRTAYLLTGNPHLAEDLLQTVLTRVASHWPKLAKDGNPEAYTRKALVNQTISWRRRKRVELPEAELPDTAEPGQPHDEATARRLALRHALATLTPKQRAVIVLRFYEDRSEHETARLMGVSIGTVKSQTSYALSKLRALAPQEVYR
- a CDS encoding ferritin-like domain-containing protein; its protein translation is MAEFLTDIQTLRERARAEIDKGPVTEAYGADLPRVIQVCNEALATEIVCVLRYKRHYYTATGIHAEPVAAEFLEHAADEQRHADMLAGRITQLGGQPDFDPARLSTRSHTQYDDSPDLIDMIREDLVAERVAIASYTEIAQWLGDGDPTTRRVFEELLADEEDHADDLASLLARLPRRDAGGMVT
- a CDS encoding CBS domain-containing protein — its product is MTTHETGKTAKDVMHQGAQCIGEHDSLRTAAQMMRDLGVGALPICGEDDRLKGIITDRDIVVKCCAEDGDLDRTTAGQLAEGGLVWVEAGTRVEEALDVMARHQIKRIPVIDHHRLVGMISEADLARELPDEELAEFVHRVYAGT